In a genomic window of Erigeron canadensis isolate Cc75 chromosome 5, C_canadensis_v1, whole genome shotgun sequence:
- the LOC122600797 gene encoding uncharacterized protein LOC122600797 gives MVYTYKPTYYSSLQDSITSVCKNILPFPFKKRRLPAIAAAEQRLWKQQSDNLKWQQESFHQILNLMGLFKEGILAESEVSAFRTHLLDTLISSPFDHEQPVILRDKLIFLQELLYANCISEEEYHTSKNPLLQRLSAQGAKIDPKDVVIAGPRQKDPNDEWSVIDLKDSGSKTKSKQHTSAVKQVKGAASFIGLSSSSNKNGKEKSVSDTGSKNLGMSQENPFWNCELKEKENEKPAILMSESVVNEESSTKKSKRKAFTGFMKWKKSEDSEKDTIPLSLNDSVNENSLGLSEGQDSKIKRKLHTDGSSSDYFVDKVLADKIKEELMKTKAELQLSDDQIQVISTRLPIDKADLKKFFPRKWCDQYGETVLEVVRKEYKAHVNDIKNMSNSALKKEQVKKEAKISEVKWTTFDEDDENCHPNLFVDNGPVSTGFGAQKDDRNVRVSKNRISTDRLFKNNPFFDY, from the exons atggtgtaCACATACAAACCAACATACTACTCATCACTACAAGATTCGATAACATCAGTATGCAAGAACATCCTCCCATTTCCGTTCAAGAAACGAAGATTACCCGCGATTGCAGCGGCCGAACAAAGATTGTGGAAGCAACAATCTGATAACTTAAAATGGCAACAAGAATCTTTTCATCAGATCTTGAATTTAATGGGCTTGTTTAAAGAAGGGATCTTGGCTGAATCTGAAGTTTCTGCTTTTcggacacatcttcttgatacTCTTATTTCTTCGCCTTTCGATCATGAACAGCCTGTCATTTTAAGAGATAAATTGATCTTCTTACAG GAATTATTGTATGCAAACTGCATATCAGAAGAGGAATATCATACATCAAAGAATCCACTGTTGCAAAGATTATCAGCTCAAGGAGCTAAAATTGATCCAAAAGATGTGGTCATTGCTGGACCACGACAAAAGGACCCAAATGATGAATGGTCAGTAATCGATTTAAAAGATTCGGGCTCTAAAACCAAGTCAAAGCAGCATACTTCAGCCGTAAAACAAGTCAAAGGAGCTGCATCTTTTATCGGTTTATCGtcatcatcaaacaaaaatGGGAAAGAAAAGAGTGTTTCTGATACAGGTTCCAAGAATCTTGGAATGTCTCAAGAGAACCCCTTTTGGAACTgtgagttgaaagaaaaagaaaacgaGAAACCGGCAATTCTTATGTCAGAGAGTGTTGTGAATGAGgaatcatcaacaaagaagTCTAAAAGAAAGGCGTTTACAGGTTTTATGAAATGGAAAAAGAGTGAAGATTCTGAGAAAGATACCATTCCGTTGTCATTAAATGATTCAGTTAATGAAAATTCTTTAGGCCTTAGTGAAGGGCAAGATTCTAAAATTAAGAGAAAACTACACACGGATGGTTCGTCGTCTGATTACTTTGTTGATAAG GTTTTAGCCGATAAAATAAAAGAGGAGCTAATGAAAACCAAAGCAGAACTTCAATTATC GGATGATCAGATTCAAGTGATTTCAACTAGACTTCCCATCGACAAAGCTGACCTGAAAAAGTTCTTTCCAAG GAAATGGTGTGATCAATATGGAGAAACTGTGCTAGAAGTTGTGAGAAAAGAGTATAAGGCTCATGTTAATGACATCAAAAACATGTCAAATTCTGCCTTGAAGAAGGAACAAGTAAAGAAGGAAGCAAAAATTTCAGAAGTAAAATGGACAActtttgatgaagatgatgaaaactGTCACCCAAATCTTTTTGTGGATAATGGTCCAGTTTCAACAGGTTTTGGAGCCCAGAAAGATGACCGAAATGTCCGGGTTTCCAAGAACAGAATCAGTACAGATAGGTTGTTTAAGAACAACCCTTTCTTTGATTATTAG
- the LOC122601014 gene encoding uncharacterized protein LOC122601014: MEHEQEGNDISYDYDKYDDEETISGHGCGCFRVFSYFSTRPYDGESTAFIYHRSGDVLDNESWLMSRLKAIKEFSEVVAGPKWKNFIRKFSKKQPRRGNSPFQYDPESYALNFNDVSGDAGDDESLPRSFSVRYAPHSRSMAS, from the coding sequence ATGGAGCATGAACAAGAAGGCAATGACATTTCATATGACTATGACAAGTATGATGATGAAGAGACCATTTCTGGTCACGGCTGTGGCTGTTTCCGTGTATTCTCTTACTTTAGTACTCGCCCGTATGATGGAGAATCAACAGCGTTTATCTACCACAGATCTGGAGACGTTTTGGACAATGAAAGTTGGTTAATGAGTCGACTTAAGGCAATAAAGGAGTTTTCGGAAGTGGTGGCAGGCCCTAAGTGGAAGAACTTTATAAGAAAGTTTAGCAAGAAACAACCCAGGAGAGGGAATTCGCCGTTTCAATATGATCCAGAGAGCTACGCCCTCAATTTTAACGACGTTAGTGGTGATGCTGGAGATGATGAATCGTTGCCTCGTAGTTTCTCCGTGAGATATGCTCCTCATTCGCGATCAATGGCGAGTTAA
- the LOC122599961 gene encoding peptidyl-prolyl cis-trans isomerase CYP28, chloroplastic, with the protein MSSYSTTTTATATLPPPHHHLPPTKLLPRRSLLILSTTTTLSLPSLSIASPPPPSQPDTTITDRVFMDFSICPSYFQTRTLGSDLALCPDSEPVGRVVLGLYGNLVPITVSNFKAMCTGVSGYYKGTLIQKLFPGNYFMAGKQGRRDKGEVKPPVNLIKNTETIDPKAFQLRHTKGGILSLCLSENDDDDDIKLDPNYSNVEFMITTGPGPCPDLDGRNIVFGSVLEGMDVVASISSIPTFKPGERIRQYNDLAEFFGDGRAKNARAIWDRPQKTLYISNCGEVKVTKPTLSPSLP; encoded by the exons ATGTCATCATACTCAacaaccaccaccgccaccgccaccctACCCCCACCCCACCATCATCTCCCTCCCACCAAACTCCTCCCCCGCCGCTCCTTACTAATCCTCTCAACAACCACCACTCTTTCCCTCCCTTCTCTCTCCATTgcctcaccaccaccaccatcacaacCAGATACTACTATTACCGACAGAGTTTTTATGGACTTTAGTATCTGTCCTAGCTACTTTCAAACCCGAACCTTAGGTTCGGACCTGGCTCTCTGCCCTGACTCTGAACCTGTTGGACGTGTTGTTCTTGGGTTGTACGGAAACCTCGTACCCATTACTGTTTCTAACTTTAAAGCCATGTGTACAG GTGTTTCTGGATACTATAAAGGGACGTTGATTCAGAAATTATTTCCGGGTAACTATTTTATGGCAGGAAAACAGGGACGCAGAGATAAAGGTGAAGTGAAGCCGCCTGTGAATTTGATTAAGAATACAGAGACTATTGATCCAAAGGCGTTTCAATTAAGGCACACCAAAGGTGGTATTTTGTCGTTGTGTCTTTCAGAgaatgatgatgacgatgacaTTAAACTTGATCCCAATTATTCAAATGTGGAGTTTATGATCACTACTGGTCCTGGTCCGTGTCCTGATCTTGATGGGAGGAATATCGTCTTTGGCTCTGTTCTTGAAG GTATGGATGTTGTGGCAAGCATTTCTTCAATTCCGACATTCAAACCAGGGGAAAGAATCCGACAATATAATGACTTGGCGGAGTTTTTTGGAGATGGAAGAGCTAAAAATGCCCGTGCGATATGGGATAGACCCCAAAAAACCCTGTATATCAGCAACTGTGGAGAAGTTAAAGTAACAAAACCTACCCTTTCACCATCATTACCTTAA